One window from the genome of Kitasatospora kifunensis encodes:
- a CDS encoding ParB/RepB/Spo0J family partition protein: protein MPPKTKIYRTPLNQPTPTEATKPKPVASIKVITSLKGVSSAKDSLYQDGVRPGDTVELDLDTLCPSPFNRREMKGVEELAASIEQVGLIHNISFIPADVWLAEYPDTKDKITTPNVLLVGEHRWRAFQLLERKSIPAVLRSDQVGEARLIILIENVRRSQLSILEEAEIYRELQDSGKSLAQIAKEVGETAKGALSKGTVSKRLKLLSLDPQLLDALREGKLRTSAAEHLADLSTPAQQKAALALVLSGMNAIEACNTILTAPQAEEPVDAAEGVEPAVEPAAGDSTEGQIPAQPSGSGAPARSTEPKAAKTSKAPAGGKSSAVAGLVSSRSRAEEVMERERREASADRDAACQRLVENLDVMAAESQDDLLRVFAVAALLPPQQAPAQQRAFRWLQALGRNNGHANAAAFFDAVGKSPDEKEVRAAAFASALAACELRTAGRRQTWGPREVGHVQFLIDVAQYKPETAWELRQVGLSAGGVQ from the coding sequence GTGCCCCCTAAAACCAAGATCTACAGGACGCCCCTCAACCAGCCGACTCCGACGGAGGCGACCAAGCCGAAGCCGGTGGCCAGCATCAAGGTGATCACCAGTCTGAAAGGGGTGTCCAGCGCGAAGGACTCGCTGTACCAGGACGGTGTCCGCCCCGGTGACACCGTCGAGCTGGACCTCGACACCCTGTGCCCGAGTCCCTTCAACCGCCGGGAGATGAAGGGCGTCGAGGAGCTGGCTGCCAGCATCGAGCAGGTAGGGCTGATCCACAACATCAGCTTCATCCCGGCTGACGTGTGGCTGGCTGAGTACCCCGACACCAAGGACAAGATCACCACGCCGAACGTCCTCCTGGTCGGTGAGCACCGGTGGCGGGCGTTCCAGCTCCTTGAGAGGAAGTCCATCCCTGCGGTGCTGCGCTCCGACCAGGTCGGCGAGGCTCGCTTGATCATCCTGATCGAGAACGTCCGGCGTTCCCAGCTCTCGATCCTGGAGGAGGCCGAGATCTACCGGGAGCTGCAGGACAGCGGGAAGTCCCTCGCGCAGATCGCCAAGGAGGTCGGCGAGACGGCCAAGGGCGCGCTGTCCAAGGGGACCGTCTCCAAGCGGCTCAAGCTGCTGTCACTGGACCCCCAGCTCTTGGACGCGCTGAGGGAGGGCAAGCTCCGGACCAGCGCCGCCGAGCACCTCGCCGACCTCTCCACGCCAGCGCAGCAGAAAGCCGCCCTGGCCCTGGTCCTGTCCGGGATGAACGCGATCGAGGCGTGCAACACGATACTGACGGCCCCGCAGGCCGAGGAGCCCGTCGATGCCGCCGAGGGCGTGGAGCCGGCGGTGGAGCCGGCGGCCGGGGACAGCACGGAGGGGCAGATCCCCGCGCAGCCGTCCGGCAGCGGCGCGCCGGCCCGCTCGACGGAGCCCAAGGCCGCGAAGACGTCGAAGGCACCGGCAGGTGGCAAGTCCTCGGCGGTGGCCGGCCTGGTCTCCTCCCGGTCGCGGGCCGAAGAGGTCATGGAGCGGGAGCGGAGAGAGGCTTCCGCCGACCGGGACGCGGCGTGCCAGAGGCTGGTGGAGAACCTGGACGTTATGGCGGCCGAGTCACAGGATGACCTGCTGCGGGTCTTCGCCGTCGCAGCCCTGCTGCCGCCCCAGCAGGCGCCAGCACAGCAGCGGGCGTTCAGGTGGCTGCAGGCTCTGGGGCGCAACAACGGCCACGCCAACGCCGCCGCCTTCTTCGACGCCGTCGGCAAGTCCCCCGACGAGAAGGAGGTGCGCGCCGCCGCGTTCGCGAGCGCCCTTGCGGCGTGCGAGCTGCGGACCGCCGGGCGCCGCCAGACGTGGGGCCCGCGGGAAGTCGGGCACGTGCAGTTCCTGATCGACGTGGCGCAGTACAAGCCGGAAACTGCCTGGGAGCTGCGGCAGGTCGGACTCAGCGCGGGAGGTGTGCAGTGA
- a CDS encoding ParA family protein produces MKALPRKITDKGFRPDGRNWPLIVSFMIDCGGSTKSSTGTALAVEAARRGYRGLYLDLDANRSGSRVLGYDDTALEGRPTVADLVVGKATLDEVAVPARVRIGPGYKENAFETIPNLRLLPASRDLSGADTTIAVGSYGDWFVNLMHNYEGDDEVLWADFPAKYGKLPYSVARMMDESDALIPSVRADPKDLKLVPDLFTELEDIRAKNAGNRFVPGRPTVSHMVLTSTPTASYTEALPQRAIDLAENLYGHLLLPYVRYSAEAKKIYESDCPIEYLAPHSYPAEDYRKIVTALGFERRPAA; encoded by the coding sequence GTGAAGGCGCTCCCGAGGAAGATCACCGACAAGGGGTTCCGGCCGGATGGCCGCAACTGGCCGCTGATCGTCTCGTTCATGATCGACTGCGGTGGATCGACCAAGTCGAGCACGGGGACGGCCCTTGCGGTCGAGGCTGCGCGGCGCGGCTATCGCGGCCTCTACCTGGACCTCGACGCCAACAGGTCCGGGTCGAGGGTCCTGGGCTATGACGACACCGCGCTTGAGGGCCGTCCGACGGTTGCCGACCTGGTCGTCGGCAAGGCCACCTTGGACGAGGTCGCCGTGCCGGCGCGGGTCAGGATCGGGCCTGGATACAAGGAGAACGCGTTCGAGACCATCCCGAACCTGCGACTCCTGCCCGCTTCCCGAGACCTGTCGGGTGCGGACACCACGATCGCGGTCGGGAGCTACGGCGACTGGTTCGTCAACCTCATGCACAACTACGAAGGTGACGACGAAGTTCTCTGGGCCGACTTCCCCGCCAAGTACGGCAAGCTGCCGTACTCGGTGGCCCGGATGATGGACGAGAGCGATGCCCTGATCCCCTCGGTGCGGGCTGACCCGAAGGACCTCAAGCTGGTCCCGGACCTGTTCACGGAGCTGGAGGATATCCGGGCGAAGAACGCGGGCAACCGCTTCGTCCCGGGCCGTCCTACGGTGAGTCACATGGTCTTGACTAGTACTCCGACTGCCAGCTACACCGAGGCGCTGCCCCAGCGTGCGATCGACCTGGCGGAGAATCTGTACGGGCACCTCCTGCTGCCCTACGTCCGCTACTCGGCGGAGGCGAAGAAGATCTACGAGAGCGACTGCCCGATCGAGTACCTGGCGCCGCACTCGTACCCGGCGGAGGACTACCGGAAGATCGTCACCGCGTTGGGCTTCGAGAGGCGCCCTGCTGCCTGA
- a CDS encoding GGDEF domain-containing protein, with translation MTAPADLLDRARHHLDIHSRALASLGGDDRASVARLVHQDLADLLPVLQELLEDREQLAAKLHTARRDPVTGLATRAGWTEFAERLVAEGPTTVFLCDLDEFKAVNDTYGHAAGDAVLAATAQRLAGWCGPRGGAGRLGGDEFVVAVPYTGEDLDGRVAELRQILAQPVEYRGRLLPIGASVGAAKTVTAEKHALSGILGKADAAMYRAKGRGRRGRRPSLPRRITLALRELLRLAA, from the coding sequence ATGACCGCCCCGGCCGATCTGCTGGACCGCGCCCGGCACCACCTCGACATCCACTCCCGCGCCCTGGCCTCCCTGGGCGGCGACGACCGCGCATCCGTCGCCCGGCTCGTCCACCAGGACCTCGCCGACCTGCTCCCGGTCCTCCAGGAGCTCCTGGAGGACCGGGAGCAGCTGGCCGCCAAGCTCCACACCGCCCGCCGCGACCCCGTCACCGGCCTGGCCACACGAGCCGGGTGGACGGAGTTCGCCGAGCGGCTCGTCGCCGAGGGGCCCACCACGGTCTTCCTCTGCGACCTGGACGAGTTCAAGGCCGTCAACGACACGTACGGCCACGCCGCCGGCGACGCCGTCCTGGCCGCCACCGCCCAGCGTCTGGCCGGCTGGTGCGGCCCGCGCGGCGGCGCCGGGCGGCTCGGTGGTGACGAGTTCGTCGTCGCTGTCCCCTACACCGGCGAAGACCTCGACGGGCGTGTGGCCGAGCTGCGGCAGATCCTGGCGCAGCCGGTCGAGTACCGCGGGCGCCTCCTGCCGATCGGCGCGTCTGTCGGCGCCGCGAAGACGGTCACCGCCGAGAAGCACGCCCTCTCCGGGATCCTAGGGAAAGCCGATGCCGCCATGTACCGCGCCAAGGGCCGCGGCCGCCGCGGCCGCCGACCCTCGCTGCCGCGCCGCATCACCCTGGCCCTGCGCGAGCTGCTGCGGCTCGCGGCCTGA